One window from the genome of Paracoccus marcusii encodes:
- a CDS encoding acyl-CoA carboxylase subunit beta — MKDILQQLEERRQQARLGGGQRRIDAQHARGKLTARERIDLLLDEDSFEEFDMFVAHRSTDFGMQDDRPAGDGVVTGWGTINGRMVYVFSQDFTVFGGSLSETHAQKICKIMDMAMQNGAPVIGLNDSGGARIQEGVASLAGYADVFQRNVLASGVVPQISVIMGPCAGGAVYSPAMTDFIFMVRDTSYMFVTGPDVVKTVTNEVVTAEQLGGASTHTRKSSVADGAFQDDVEALSEIRRLFDFLPLNNREKAPTRPFFDDPARIEPSLDTLIPDNPNQPYDMKELIAKVADEGDFYEIQKDFAGNIIIGFIRIEGQTVGVVANQPMVLAGCLDIDSSRKAARFVRFCDAFEIPILTLVDVPGFLPGTGQEYGGVIKHGAKLLFAYGEATVPKVTVITRKAYGGAYDVMASKHLRGDFNYAWPTAEIAVMGAKGAVEILYRSELGDADKIAARTKDYEDRFANPFVAAEKGFIDEVIQPRSTRRRVARAFASLRGKRLTNPWKKHDNIPL, encoded by the coding sequence ATGAAGGACATTCTGCAGCAGCTGGAAGAACGCCGACAGCAGGCCCGGCTTGGCGGCGGCCAGCGGCGCATCGACGCCCAGCACGCCCGCGGCAAGCTGACCGCCCGCGAACGCATCGACCTGCTGCTGGACGAGGACAGCTTCGAGGAGTTCGACATGTTCGTCGCCCATCGCAGCACCGATTTCGGCATGCAGGACGACCGCCCGGCAGGCGACGGGGTGGTGACCGGATGGGGCACCATCAACGGCCGCATGGTCTATGTCTTTTCTCAGGACTTCACCGTATTCGGCGGATCGCTGTCGGAAACCCATGCCCAGAAGATCTGCAAGATCATGGACATGGCGATGCAGAACGGCGCGCCGGTGATCGGGCTGAACGATTCGGGGGGCGCGCGCATCCAGGAGGGCGTGGCCAGCCTTGCGGGTTATGCCGACGTGTTCCAGCGCAACGTGCTGGCATCGGGCGTCGTGCCGCAGATCAGCGTGATCATGGGCCCCTGTGCAGGTGGCGCGGTCTATTCGCCCGCGATGACCGACTTCATCTTCATGGTGCGCGACACGTCCTACATGTTCGTGACCGGGCCCGACGTGGTCAAGACGGTCACGAACGAGGTCGTGACCGCCGAACAGCTGGGCGGTGCGTCCACGCATACCCGGAAATCCTCCGTCGCGGACGGCGCGTTCCAGGACGACGTCGAGGCGCTGTCGGAGATCCGCCGGCTGTTCGACTTCCTGCCGCTGAACAACCGCGAAAAGGCCCCGACCCGGCCCTTCTTCGACGACCCCGCGCGGATCGAGCCCAGCCTGGACACGCTGATCCCCGACAACCCGAACCAGCCCTATGACATGAAGGAGCTGATCGCCAAGGTCGCGGACGAGGGCGATTTTTACGAGATCCAGAAGGATTTCGCGGGCAACATCATCATCGGCTTCATCCGCATCGAGGGACAAACGGTGGGGGTCGTCGCCAACCAGCCGATGGTGCTGGCCGGTTGCCTGGACATCGACAGCTCGCGCAAGGCCGCGCGCTTCGTGCGGTTCTGCGACGCGTTCGAAATCCCGATCCTGACGCTGGTCGACGTTCCGGGCTTTCTGCCGGGGACCGGCCAGGAATATGGCGGCGTCATCAAGCATGGGGCGAAGCTGCTGTTCGCCTATGGCGAGGCGACGGTGCCCAAGGTCACGGTCATCACCCGCAAGGCCTATGGCGGCGCCTATGACGTGATGGCGTCGAAGCATCTGCGCGGCGATTTCAACTATGCCTGGCCCACCGCCGAGATCGCGGTGATGGGCGCCAAGGGCGCGGTCGAGATCCTGTATCGCAGCGAACTGGGCGATGCCGACAAGATCGCCGCCCGCACCAAGGATTACGAGGACCGCTTTGCCAACCCCTTCGTGGCCGCTGAAAAGGGCTTCATCGACGAGGTGATCCAGCCCCGGTCGACGCGTCGCCGGGTGGCCCGCGCCTTTGCCAGCCTGCGCGGCAAGCGGCTGACGAACCCGTGGAAAAAGCACGACAACATTCCGCTGTGA